The Syntrophobotulus glycolicus DSM 8271 DNA window TCCTTCGTATTCAGTGTTCATTTCATCGTCCTGCTTCCATTATTTCTTTCGGCTGATTTCAGTAAGGCATTCTTTAATTTTCGTTGTCATCTCGGTGATTTCCTCCGTCAATTCAGCGGAGAATTTCATTTCAGCTTTTTCTCTGCTTAAATCAACATACCCTTTAATTACTGTCAAGTTATTCATCAAATTCTCACAGAAAAGTTGAAACTGATTATTTTTCATTCCTCTTCCCACAACTTTCTTAAATCTGTTTCCAGCGCATTGGCTATGATCGATAAAGTTTTTATGTGTGGTTTTTTATAATGTCCTTTTTCGATCTTTTTTAAATAACTTAGACTGATTCCGGCTTTTTCAGCCAGCTCTTTTTGGGTTAGGCTTTTGGCTTGACGTACCTTGGCGATATTTCTCCCTATCTGTACAGATGTCGCCTCCTATTAAGAGATTAAATCATAACCCAGGTCGAAATATAAAGAATGCGGTTACTGAAAAGGGTCAATTTTTCTCTCATTTTCTACAACATTCAACCAGGTAACTTCATCTATTGATCAATTGCGGCGGACACAGGGAAACGCAATAAAACCATCTGCCCATGATTCTCATGCAGATGGCCATTATTCCCGGGCATTATTTTTCAAAGAATACTACACAGGACCCGCATCATCATCTTGCCTTTATGCAGGGTTTCCTCGTATTCCTTTGCCGGTTCAGAGTCCCATACGATGCCTCCACCCACATTGTAATATGCCCGCTTAGCTTTCACAATAATTGTCCTGATCGCAATATTTAAATCGGCCTCTCCGTTAAATCCCAAATAGCCGATCGAACCGGTATAAACTCCTCTTTTAACCGGTTCCAGTTCTTCAATGATCTCACAGGCCCTGACTTTAGGCGCCCCGGTAATCGAGCCGCCGGGAAAGGCCGCATAGAGACAATCCACCACATCTATATCCTTTCTGAGTTTGCCGCTTACCGCAGCGACCAGATGAAAGACATTGGCGTACTCCTCAACTTCCCTTAATTGCTCAACAGCCACACTGCCGATTTCGCATACTTTACCCAGATCATTTCTGGCCAGATCAACAATCATCGTCAGTTCCGCACGATCCTTTGCACTGTTCAGCAGCTCCGCCCTGTTCAGGGCATCCTCTTCCCTGCTCCGCCCCCGGGGCCTGGTTCCCTTGATCGGCCTGGTCTCTATTGCCCGGTCCTTTATTTTGAGGAATCTTTCCGGCGATGAGCTGATAATTTTTAACTGATCGAAATTGAGATATGCTGAAAAGGGAGCCGGGGAGGCTTGGCGAAGCAGAGCATAGATTTTGGAAGGATCACTGTCTATCTCTGCCGTAAATCGTTGAGAAAGGTTGGCCTGGAAGATATCGCCGCAGCGGATGTATTCTCTTACCCGGCTGATCATCCTCCTGTATCCTCTTTCAGAAAAGTTCGCGGCAAGAAAATTGGGACTATCTTCAGCAATTCTGTGATTGATCTCACTGCCTGCAATGCTATCGTGCCCTGCGCTTGCCCGTTCTTTGAGCTGATCATCTGAATTGCTCTTCGCGCTGCAGGCGGCCATTTCTTCATACTGTTTAAGTACTTTCTTGATCTCCTTGAGATTATCACTTGCGGCTGCTTCGACCTCTTCGGTTTCACAGCCTACCGATGTCCCGATGGCGTAGATATCGCCTTTATGATGATCCATTACCAATATTTTATGATAAAACCCCAGTTCCAGATCATTGGCTCCGATGTCATCACGGTTCAAGGAAGGGAGATCTTCGATAAAGCGGACTAGATCATAAGAAAAATACCCTATGCATCCGCCCAAGAAAGGAACTTCTTCCTCATGCCAGGAATTTTGATACCTCTGCAATAGTTTCCGCAGGATTTCCAGGGGATTGCCGTGCGCGTCCTCCTGTATATTTTTTCCCCGCAGGCGGCCCCGGCCGTTCTTCGACTGAAAAATCAAAAACGGATCATAACCAATGATGGTAAAACGACCAAGACAGTCCATCGTCAATGAACTGTCCAAAATCGCGGCATAAGGGATTTGGGCAAAGAAATCCAGAATGCCTTGCTCCGTATAACTGATCTTGATTTTCTCCATGATATAAGTATCTTCCCGCAAAGCCAAGCTCCTCACCAATGATTGTTCAGATATGTTTATGGTTCGGTCCTTTATTCGTCCAAAGCCCGGCGCAGACTCCGCACAAGCTCCCCGACTGAAGCCACCGCCTCTTCCGGACCGGCCGCTGCCGCCACTTTTTTAACAATCGCACTGCCGACAATGACTCCGTCACAATACTTTTTCAGGTCCCGCACCTGCTCCGGGGTGGCGATCCCAAATCCGACCGCGGAAGGAGCACTCTTATATTGATTGATCTTACCAAAGAACCCCTCAAAATCGGTTTTAAACCCGGAACGCACTCCGGTCACGCCCAGTGAGGAAACACAGTAAAGGAACCCTTC harbors:
- a CDS encoding helix-turn-helix domain-containing protein → MGRNIAKVRQAKSLTQKELAEKAGISLSYLKKIEKGHYKKPHIKTLSIIANALETDLRKLWEEE
- the pabB gene encoding aminodeoxychorismate synthase component I — protein: MREDTYIMEKIKISYTEQGILDFFAQIPYAAILDSSLTMDCLGRFTIIGYDPFLIFQSKNGRGRLRGKNIQEDAHGNPLEILRKLLQRYQNSWHEEEVPFLGGCIGYFSYDLVRFIEDLPSLNRDDIGANDLELGFYHKILVMDHHKGDIYAIGTSVGCETEEVEAAASDNLKEIKKVLKQYEEMAACSAKSNSDDQLKERASAGHDSIAGSEINHRIAEDSPNFLAANFSERGYRRMISRVREYIRCGDIFQANLSQRFTAEIDSDPSKIYALLRQASPAPFSAYLNFDQLKIISSSPERFLKIKDRAIETRPIKGTRPRGRSREEDALNRAELLNSAKDRAELTMIVDLARNDLGKVCEIGSVAVEQLREVEEYANVFHLVAAVSGKLRKDIDVVDCLYAAFPGGSITGAPKVRACEIIEELEPVKRGVYTGSIGYLGFNGEADLNIAIRTIIVKAKRAYYNVGGGIVWDSEPAKEYEETLHKGKMMMRVLCSIL